GCGCACGTCCGCCGGCCAGCGCTTGTGAATGACGTTGCCCCCGAGTGGCAGCGGCAGACCGTCGTTCTCCCGCCCCCACCAGACGCCCAGGTCCTCACACACGCGTAGCCCCTCGTTCTGATATGTCAACTGGCCCTCATGAATGATCAACCCCACGTCCGCTGCGCCACTTTTGACGGCTGAAAAGATCTGGTCAAAGGGCGTCACGATATACTCGAACTCGCTGGCGGGACGCCCCAGCCAGAGTTGCAGCGCCAGGAAGGCACTCGTCATCTTGCCGGGGATTGCGATGCGCTTTTTGGCAATCTCAGCGCGGCTGAATTGCTCCTTGGCCACCAACATGGGGCCGTAACCGTCGCCCATGCTGGCGCCACTGGGCAGCAGGGCGTATTGGTCGCACACATAGGCATACGCATGGATGCTGATGGCGCTGATGTCCAGTTCGCCGCGCGTCGCGCGTTCGTTCAGTGTTTGAATGTCCTGTAAAATATGCTCGAAGCGATAACCCTGGGCCGGAATCAACTCTTTCGCCAACGCGTAGAACATAAACGCGTCGTCAGGATCGGGCGAGTGGCCCAAAGTCAAAGTGGTCGTATTTGCCATGCGGCTAAAAGTAGGCACCAAACAATCCCACGGCAAGGAATTATATCTTGATCGGAATTCGGATTGCGGATTGCGGAATT
This genomic window from Verrucomicrobiota bacterium contains:
- a CDS encoding MqnA/MqnD/SBP family protein; its protein translation is MANTTTLTLGHSPDPDDAFMFYALAKELIPAQGYRFEHILQDIQTLNERATRGELDISAISIHAYAYVCDQYALLPSGASMGDGYGPMLVAKEQFSRAEIAKKRIAIPGKMTSAFLALQLWLGRPASEFEYIVTPFDQIFSAVKSGAADVGLIIHEGQLTYQNEGLRVCEDLGVWWGRENDGLPLPLGGNVIHKRWPADVRQTVSGILTDSIRYSLEHRPEAVLHALQYARDMGRELADKFVGMYVNHWTLDYGDKGRESIRRFLNRGQAMGVIPKAPALEFVP